The following coding sequences are from one Candidatus Nitrosopumilus sp. SW window:
- a CDS encoding 3-hydroxypropionate--CoA ligase, whose product MAAVKKIFDEIIETDHKVITEESSKSILKTYGVKVPPYALVTSAEEAAKQAKKIGFPLVMKVVSPQILHKTDVGGVKVGLENINDVKKTFTDMYGRLSKKKGVDVKGILLEKMVPKGVELIVGIQNDSQFGPIIMVGMGGIMTEVMKDVAFRMLPITTSDAKSMLNELKGSKLLKGFRGSEPIDTNMVAKMLVDIGKLGVENADYINSIDFNPVIVYPKSHYVVDAKIILNKEKKTNSISKAKPNITDMETFFTPKSVALVGASASPGKIGNSILDSLVNYDFKGKVYPINPKADEIFGQKCYPSVADIPGDVDLVVVSVDLSMTPPVLEDCAKKGVHSVVIVSGGGKELGGERAAYEAEVARLSKKHKIRIIGPNCIGMFNAANRLDCAFQGQERMLRSKLGPVAFFSQSGTMGISMLESADVFGLSKMISFGNRSDVDEADMIWYAANDPQTKVIGLYVEGFGDGRKFINVAKRVMKEKNKPIVIWKSGRTAAGAKQAASHTGSLGGSNAIIMGAFKQAGIISVESYQELAGVLKALAWQPSAKGNKVAMTSNGAGPMIGGIDQLEKYGLTIGKLSPQNVKKMKAHFPPAVPIHNGNPADVGGGATAEDYRFVIQQFMDEKNIDIAMPWFVFQDDPLEETIVDHLADFQKKRKKPLLCGGNGGPYTEKMIKLIEKHNVPVYQDLRTWVAAASALHQWGKISKK is encoded by the coding sequence ATGGCTGCAGTTAAGAAAATTTTTGATGAAATTATTGAAACTGATCACAAAGTCATCACTGAAGAATCATCAAAATCTATTCTCAAAACTTATGGTGTTAAAGTACCACCTTATGCATTAGTAACTTCTGCTGAAGAAGCAGCAAAACAAGCAAAGAAGATTGGATTTCCACTTGTAATGAAAGTGGTGTCTCCTCAAATCTTACACAAAACTGATGTTGGTGGAGTTAAAGTTGGTTTAGAAAATATCAATGATGTAAAAAAGACATTCACTGACATGTATGGCAGACTTTCTAAAAAGAAAGGTGTTGATGTTAAAGGAATTCTTTTGGAAAAAATGGTTCCAAAAGGTGTTGAACTTATTGTAGGTATACAAAATGATTCCCAATTTGGTCCAATCATAATGGTTGGAATGGGTGGTATCATGACAGAAGTTATGAAAGATGTTGCATTTAGAATGCTACCAATTACCACCTCTGATGCAAAATCCATGTTAAATGAACTAAAGGGCTCAAAACTTCTCAAGGGATTCAGAGGAAGTGAACCAATTGACACTAACATGGTTGCAAAAATGTTAGTAGACATTGGAAAATTAGGCGTAGAAAATGCTGATTATATTAACAGTATTGACTTTAACCCCGTAATCGTATATCCAAAATCACACTATGTTGTTGATGCAAAAATTATCTTAAACAAAGAGAAGAAAACAAACTCTATCTCAAAAGCCAAACCAAACATTACCGATATGGAGACATTCTTTACTCCGAAATCTGTCGCACTAGTTGGAGCTTCTGCTAGTCCTGGAAAAATTGGTAACTCTATCTTGGATAGTTTGGTAAATTATGATTTCAAAGGAAAGGTCTACCCAATTAATCCCAAAGCAGATGAAATCTTTGGACAAAAATGCTATCCATCTGTTGCAGATATTCCAGGTGATGTTGATCTAGTTGTTGTCTCAGTTGATTTGTCTATGACTCCTCCTGTCTTAGAGGACTGTGCAAAGAAAGGAGTTCACAGTGTTGTAATTGTATCTGGTGGTGGAAAAGAACTTGGTGGTGAACGAGCAGCATATGAAGCTGAAGTAGCAAGATTATCTAAAAAACACAAAATTAGAATTATTGGTCCTAACTGTATTGGAATGTTTAATGCAGCAAATCGTCTTGATTGTGCATTCCAAGGACAAGAAAGAATGCTTCGCTCAAAACTCGGTCCTGTTGCATTCTTCTCACAAAGTGGAACAATGGGAATTAGTATGTTGGAAAGTGCCGATGTCTTTGGTCTCTCAAAGATGATTAGCTTTGGTAACCGTTCTGATGTTGATGAAGCAGATATGATTTGGTATGCTGCAAATGACCCTCAAACTAAAGTAATTGGATTATACGTTGAAGGATTTGGTGATGGTAGAAAATTCATCAATGTTGCAAAACGTGTAATGAAAGAGAAAAACAAACCAATTGTTATCTGGAAGAGTGGAAGAACTGCTGCTGGTGCAAAACAAGCAGCATCTCACACAGGCTCACTTGGTGGTTCAAATGCAATCATTATGGGAGCATTTAAGCAGGCAGGAATTATCTCAGTTGAAAGTTATCAAGAATTAGCTGGAGTTCTAAAGGCACTAGCATGGCAACCATCTGCAAAGGGCAACAAAGTTGCAATGACAAGTAATGGTGCAGGTCCAATGATTGGTGGAATTGATCAATTAGAAAAATATGGTCTAACTATCGGAAAACTATCTCCACAAAATGTCAAAAAAATGAAAGCACACTTTCCTCCTGCAGTTCCAATTCACAACGGTAATCCTGCTGATGTTGGTGGCGGTGCAACTGCAGAAGATTATAGATTTGTTATTCAACAATTTATGGATGAGAAAAATATCGATATTGCAATGCCTTGGTTTGTATTCCAAGATGACCCATTAGAAGAAACAATAGTTGATCATTTAGCTGATTTCCAAAAGAAAAGAAAGAAACCTCTTTTGTGTGGTGGTAACGGTGGTCCATACACTGAAAAAATGATTAAATTAATTGAGAAACATAATGTCCCAGTTTACCAAGACCTCAGAACTTGGGTTGCAGCAGCATCTGCACTCCATCAATGGGGAAAAATTTCTAAAAAATAG
- a CDS encoding ArsR family transcriptional regulator, with translation MQELVQTRKIMDDERKQIILEVLADKYCKQILHDTLEKPKSAMELSSDKKIPISTVYRRLQTLYDAKLLAISGSINEDGKKYFLYKSKVKSISLKCNLEETSIEIVPNSSSTS, from the coding sequence ATGCAAGAATTAGTCCAAACAAGAAAAATAATGGATGATGAAAGAAAGCAAATAATTTTAGAAGTCCTAGCTGACAAATATTGCAAACAAATCCTCCATGATACACTAGAAAAACCAAAATCTGCAATGGAATTATCTAGTGATAAAAAAATCCCTATCAGTACAGTATACCGAAGATTACAAACTCTATATGATGCAAAATTACTTGCAATCTCCGGTTCGATAAATGAAGATGGAAAGAAATACTTCCTTTACAAGAGTAAGGTAAAATCCATATCTCTAAAATGCAATTTGGAGGAAACATCCATCGAAATCGTTCCTAACTCGTCTAGTACGAGTTAA
- the dnaG gene encoding DNA primase DnaG: protein MPQSGIVKYHVKLSYEVDGLVERADIIGAIFGQTEGLLGPEMNLNELQRVSKVGRIEVSARTTANTTAGDALIPMSTDIDTCALIAAGIESIDKVGPFDCKFTLEAIDDVRAAKKDDIVRRAKEIKQKWATKTVSEGESMLNDVHQGDSKKLSTYGPSKLTCSSGLADSNWVILVEGRADVINLLRAGYDNALAIEGAKIDESIKELCSSKDTVVAFLDGDRAGGFILKELKSVVPIDYELRADNDVEVEELTPQRIDEILSPVAEEIKSGKPAPSLKSADDKPLAEMAAKVFPTLNETLEAVALDGDNNEIFKVPISEVVSKLSTQSGIKYLLLDGIITQRLLEGAKNAGIECVVGHRVAKLSNSDGMTLKTFGDLGVA from the coding sequence ATGCCTCAATCAGGAATTGTCAAATATCATGTTAAACTTTCCTATGAAGTTGATGGGCTCGTTGAAAGAGCAGATATAATCGGAGCCATCTTTGGCCAAACAGAAGGACTGTTGGGCCCTGAGATGAATCTGAATGAACTGCAACGAGTTTCAAAAGTAGGTCGCATTGAAGTAAGTGCTAGAACTACTGCAAACACCACTGCTGGTGATGCATTAATCCCTATGAGTACTGATATTGATACTTGTGCATTAATTGCAGCTGGAATTGAAAGCATTGACAAAGTCGGTCCTTTTGATTGTAAATTTACTTTAGAAGCAATTGATGATGTACGTGCTGCAAAGAAAGATGACATTGTGAGACGTGCAAAAGAAATCAAGCAAAAATGGGCAACTAAAACTGTTAGTGAAGGAGAAAGTATGCTAAATGACGTCCATCAAGGTGATTCTAAAAAATTATCCACATATGGACCATCAAAACTAACATGCAGTTCTGGTCTGGCTGATTCAAACTGGGTAATTCTAGTTGAAGGAAGAGCTGATGTAATCAATCTTCTCAGAGCTGGATATGATAATGCTCTTGCAATTGAAGGTGCAAAAATTGATGAGTCTATCAAAGAATTATGTAGTTCTAAAGATACTGTTGTAGCTTTCTTAGATGGTGATAGAGCAGGCGGATTTATTCTCAAAGAACTAAAATCTGTTGTTCCAATTGACTACGAACTAAGAGCTGACAATGATGTTGAAGTTGAAGAATTAACTCCACAAAGAATCGATGAGATTCTTAGTCCTGTTGCTGAAGAAATCAAAAGTGGAAAACCTGCACCTTCACTGAAAAGTGCAGATGATAAACCCCTTGCAGAAATGGCAGCAAAAGTTTTTCCAACTCTAAATGAAACTCTTGAAGCAGTTGCATTAGACGGTGACAATAATGAAATCTTTAAGGTTCCAATTAGTGAGGTTGTCAGTAAACTCTCAACACAATCTGGAATCAAGTATCTTCTATTAGATGGAATCATCACTCAGAGACTCTTAGAGGGTGCCAAAAACGCAGGAATTGAATGTGTAGTTGGACACAGAGTAGCAAAACTATCAAACTCTGATGGTATGACTCTCAAAACATTCGGTGACCTCGGCGTAGCATAG
- a CDS encoding DUF120 domain-containing protein, producing MPELKIQHILTLSYLLSKGAKHNYVSITTSSLGKNIEKSQQAASKHLLELEQNQFIDRIMSGRNVSVKITPKGFSEMVKLSTTLQKSLNSFPSHVELKGTLVSGMGEGAYYMGLKGYTKQFKSKIGYVPFPGTLNVRLDQKIHQEAVKQFETLDGIKIKSFSDGKRTYGWVKCFPAKLNNSINCDMILLERTHHDNSVVELISKTCMRKTAKLKDGSKITIKIPISS from the coding sequence ATGCCTGAACTAAAAATTCAGCATATCCTAACTTTATCTTATCTTCTTTCTAAAGGTGCTAAACACAACTATGTTTCAATAACCACTTCTTCTTTGGGAAAGAACATCGAAAAATCACAGCAAGCTGCATCAAAACATCTACTTGAACTAGAACAAAATCAATTCATTGACCGAATAATGAGTGGAAGAAACGTCTCTGTAAAAATTACTCCAAAGGGATTTTCTGAAATGGTAAAACTATCTACAACACTACAAAAAAGCTTGAACTCTTTTCCATCTCATGTTGAACTAAAAGGGACTTTGGTATCTGGAATGGGCGAAGGAGCATATTACATGGGGCTAAAGGGATACACAAAACAATTCAAATCAAAAATTGGTTATGTTCCCTTCCCAGGAACTCTTAATGTAAGATTAGATCAAAAAATTCATCAAGAAGCAGTCAAACAATTTGAAACTCTGGATGGAATCAAAATTAAGAGCTTTTCTGATGGAAAGAGAACTTATGGTTGGGTCAAGTGTTTCCCTGCAAAACTAAACAATTCAATTAATTGCGATATGATTTTACTTGAACGTACTCACCATGATAACTCTGTTGTTGAGTTAATTTCAAAAACTTGCATGAGAAAAACTGCAAAACTAAAAGACGGTTCTAAAATAACCATCAAGATACCTATTTCCTCATAA
- a CDS encoding Glu/Leu/Phe/Val dehydrogenase, with translation MVKSDPFANATKQVNDACDILGIKDKGIRDYLAIPNRILRVKIPVTMDDGKVRVFIGFRSQHNNDRGPYKGGIRYFNPEGGVEYMEREVMALSSWMTWKCAIVDVPLGGGKGGIYVNPKTEKLSENELERLTRGFAYKISEVIGPEKDIPAPDVYTTGKEMTQIMDTFSKLNGNKYSPGVITGKPISMGGSLARNVATGLGAAYTVREAAKTLKLNLKGAKVVLQGFGNASTFAGEYLEKMGAKVIAVSDSKGSISIPKSAKVSKILEHKQKKGSVLGFPGSKEITTEELLTMKCDVLVPGALENQITAKIAKNLKCKIIAEAANGPTLPEADPIIEQKKILVIPDILANSGGVCISYLEWVQNNMGYYWTFDEVANKMEKNITQGFKDAYALSKKHKIDMRKATMVLAVERVLEAFNQKGIWP, from the coding sequence TTGGTAAAATCTGACCCATTTGCAAATGCAACAAAACAGGTCAACGATGCATGTGATATTCTTGGAATTAAAGACAAAGGTATACGGGATTATCTTGCAATACCAAACAGGATTCTTAGAGTAAAAATTCCTGTTACTATGGATGACGGAAAAGTTAGAGTGTTCATCGGTTTTAGAAGTCAACACAATAACGATAGAGGTCCATACAAAGGTGGTATCAGATACTTTAATCCAGAAGGTGGAGTTGAATACATGGAACGTGAAGTGATGGCACTTTCATCTTGGATGACTTGGAAATGTGCAATTGTTGATGTTCCATTAGGCGGTGGTAAAGGTGGAATTTACGTTAATCCAAAAACTGAAAAATTAAGTGAAAATGAATTAGAAAGACTTACTCGTGGATTTGCATATAAAATTTCAGAAGTAATAGGTCCTGAAAAAGACATTCCAGCTCCTGATGTTTACACAACAGGAAAAGAGATGACGCAAATCATGGATACATTTAGCAAACTAAACGGCAACAAATACTCTCCAGGTGTTATTACTGGAAAACCAATCTCGATGGGTGGTTCTCTAGCAAGAAATGTAGCAACTGGTTTGGGAGCTGCATACACAGTTAGAGAAGCTGCAAAGACATTGAAACTTAATCTTAAAGGTGCTAAAGTTGTCTTACAAGGATTTGGTAATGCATCAACGTTTGCAGGTGAATATCTTGAGAAGATGGGTGCAAAAGTAATTGCAGTAAGTGATTCTAAAGGTTCTATTTCAATTCCAAAAAGTGCCAAAGTTAGTAAAATCTTGGAACACAAACAAAAGAAAGGAAGTGTTCTCGGATTCCCTGGCAGCAAAGAAATCACTACTGAAGAACTACTTACAATGAAATGTGATGTTCTAGTTCCTGGTGCACTTGAAAATCAAATTACAGCTAAAATCGCTAAAAACCTAAAATGTAAAATTATTGCAGAAGCTGCAAACGGTCCAACATTGCCTGAAGCAGACCCAATAATTGAACAAAAGAAGATTCTAGTTATTCCTGATATCTTGGCAAACTCTGGTGGTGTGTGTATTTCATACCTTGAATGGGTTCAAAATAACATGGGTTACTATTGGACTTTTGATGAGGTTGCAAACAAGATGGAGAAAAACATCACTCAGGGATTCAAAGATGCCTATGCATTATCCAAAAAACACAAAATCGATATGAGAAAGGCAACCATGGTTTTGGCTGTGGAAAGAGTACTTGAAGCCTTTAACCAAAAAGGTATCTGGCCTTAG
- a CDS encoding adenylyltransferase/cytidyltransferase family protein, protein MLESVQRVILSTIYVSQINGTNPIEKIKEKTVLSIEQINSEINELVKNQFVKEDKKSLTESGRNSLKVVLAGGVFDIIHPGHIYTLNAAKELGDVLVVVVATDNTAVKMKKRQPLHSQEQRQELVNSLSMVDLCLIGQEDDIFKTVNNVRPQIIALGYDQAHQEKFITEGCKKINLDAKVARLQSPIPDSSSSKIEKEYGESIHGI, encoded by the coding sequence ATGTTGGAATCAGTTCAAAGAGTAATTCTTTCTACAATTTACGTATCTCAAATTAATGGTACTAACCCAATTGAAAAGATCAAAGAAAAAACTGTACTTTCTATTGAGCAAATTAATTCAGAAATTAATGAGTTGGTAAAAAATCAATTTGTGAAAGAAGATAAAAAATCACTCACAGAATCAGGGCGAAATTCTTTGAAGGTTGTTTTAGCTGGAGGGGTTTTTGACATTATTCATCCAGGACACATCTACACTCTCAATGCTGCAAAAGAATTAGGTGATGTTCTTGTGGTAGTTGTTGCTACAGATAATACCGCAGTAAAGATGAAAAAAAGACAACCGCTTCACTCCCAAGAACAAAGACAAGAATTGGTAAATTCACTATCCATGGTAGACCTTTGTCTAATTGGGCAAGAAGATGATATTTTCAAGACAGTAAATAATGTAAGGCCACAAATAATTGCACTAGGATATGACCAAGCTCATCAAGAGAAATTCATTACAGAAGGATGTAAGAAAATCAATCTAGATGCAAAAGTTGCAAGATTGCAATCTCCAATTCCAGATAGTTCTAGCTCAAAAATCGAAAAAGAGTATGGTGAATCAATTCACGGAATTTGA
- a CDS encoding CBS domain-containing protein produces MSSDTVQQKTLVKEIMSNSVISVDSSVTATDAAKMMENSNVGAIAVLENGSPVGIVTDRDFAIKITAHSYPIDTPIRRIMSTPLISIDPDSDLFTASDLMSTRNIRKLPVIDDDRIIGIITSTDLVKHFASL; encoded by the coding sequence ATGAGTTCTGACACTGTTCAACAAAAAACCCTTGTCAAAGAAATCATGAGCAACTCCGTTATCTCTGTAGATTCCTCTGTTACTGCAACTGATGCTGCAAAAATGATGGAGAATTCTAATGTTGGCGCAATTGCTGTTTTAGAGAATGGATCTCCTGTTGGGATCGTAACTGATAGGGATTTTGCAATTAAAATCACTGCTCATTCATATCCTATTGATACTCCTATCCGAAGAATAATGTCGACCCCTCTAATTTCAATTGATCCTGATTCTGATCTTTTTACTGCTTCAGATTTGATGTCTACAAGAAATATTCGAAAATTACCTGTAATTGATGATGACCGAATTATTGGCATAATTACCTCTACTGATCTGGTCAAACATTTTGCAAGTCTCTAA
- a CDS encoding plastocyanin/azurin family copper-binding protein gives MKRSSKTMAVLVLVFAVSIVSLSINVANAQAVPEWVKNTALWYGEGIVSEGEFLNMIKFLIENKVIVIDNIEEPVPKAVNSQVVIPNGNFDVTGAGFYSPLNLEIPVGTTVTWINDDSVPHNIQSIDVSGKVIQMFNSPPLNTGDRFEFTFEEEGVYKYYCSFHPWRVGLVTVS, from the coding sequence ATGAAACGCAGTTCAAAAACAATGGCCGTATTGGTTTTAGTTTTTGCAGTTTCAATAGTTTCACTTTCAATTAATGTAGCAAATGCACAAGCAGTACCAGAATGGGTGAAAAATACAGCATTGTGGTATGGTGAAGGAATTGTTTCTGAAGGCGAATTTCTCAACATGATAAAATTCTTGATTGAAAACAAAGTCATTGTAATAGACAACATAGAAGAACCTGTTCCAAAAGCAGTTAATTCACAAGTGGTCATTCCAAATGGAAACTTTGACGTCACAGGTGCAGGTTTCTATTCACCATTGAATTTAGAAATTCCAGTAGGAACCACAGTTACATGGATAAATGATGATTCAGTACCACATAACATCCAAAGTATAGATGTAAGTGGAAAGGTGATACAAATGTTTAACAGTCCACCACTAAATACAGGGGACAGATTTGAGTTTACATTTGAAGAAGAAGGAGTTTACAAATACTATTGTTCATTCCATCCATGGAGAGTTGGATTAGTTACAGTATCCTAG
- the erpA gene encoding iron-sulfur cluster insertion protein ErpA, translating into MITVTTKAAEKIKEFMKEEAESPEYLRVYVQGGGCSGLSYGMGFEKAPEEDDLVMEENGVKLLVDSYSVDHLQGANVDYIESLMGSGFKINNPNVTKSCSCGHSFSTE; encoded by the coding sequence ATGATCACAGTTACTACAAAAGCAGCTGAGAAAATCAAAGAATTCATGAAAGAAGAAGCAGAATCCCCTGAATACCTTAGAGTATATGTTCAAGGTGGAGGCTGTTCTGGTTTGTCTTATGGAATGGGCTTTGAAAAAGCACCAGAAGAAGATGATCTAGTCATGGAAGAAAATGGTGTAAAACTTTTAGTTGACAGTTACAGCGTTGACCATCTACAAGGTGCAAACGTTGACTATATTGAAAGCCTAATGGGTTCTGGATTTAAGATTAACAATCCAAATGTTACAAAATCCTGTTCATGTGGTCATTCATTTAGTACTGAATAA
- a CDS encoding toprim domain-containing protein, which produces MFVTHQEISELQNFIFQLNSLREAVVVVEGKRDFNALRKLGFQGKILEFHKFGGINNFADSAAKYKKIILLFDRDKKGRYLTGKTIQLLQRRTKVDLVYKKKLRQITKGKIMFIEQLVCYESYFA; this is translated from the coding sequence ATGTTTGTAACACATCAAGAGATTTCAGAATTACAAAATTTTATTTTTCAACTAAATTCTCTAAGAGAAGCAGTGGTAGTAGTTGAGGGAAAAAGGGATTTTAATGCATTAAGAAAATTAGGATTCCAAGGAAAAATTTTAGAATTTCACAAGTTTGGAGGAATTAACAACTTTGCAGATTCAGCTGCTAAATACAAAAAAATTATTCTTTTGTTTGACAGAGACAAAAAAGGAAGATACCTTACTGGAAAAACAATTCAGTTGTTGCAAAGAAGAACCAAAGTAGATCTTGTTTACAAAAAGAAATTACGACAAATTACAAAAGGAAAGATAATGTTTATTGAACAACTAGTTTGTTACGAGTCTTATTTTGCCTAA
- a CDS encoding universal stress protein encodes MIKQITVAIITPTHDKKSFDLGLELAQKLGCPLSVIECFYQKPPTFHFFETKTDKIDLQKRKDQIKNELSKWEKIAAKKNVPIKTKFALTDSIAHWVIDYVSENKVDMLIVDYPKLSMTESTLYDDIINTIHHKAKCHVLTTKQ; translated from the coding sequence TTGATTAAACAAATTACAGTTGCTATAATCACCCCAACTCATGACAAAAAGTCTTTTGACTTGGGGTTGGAATTGGCACAAAAATTAGGATGTCCTCTTTCTGTGATTGAATGCTTTTACCAAAAACCTCCGACATTTCATTTCTTTGAGACAAAAACTGATAAAATTGACTTACAGAAAAGAAAGGATCAAATAAAAAATGAACTATCAAAATGGGAAAAAATTGCTGCAAAGAAAAATGTCCCAATTAAAACTAAATTTGCATTGACTGACTCTATTGCTCATTGGGTAATTGACTATGTTTCTGAAAATAAAGTTGATATGCTTATTGTAGACTATCCGAAACTATCCATGACTGAATCTACTCTGTATGATGATATTATCAACACAATTCATCACAAAGCAAAATGTCACGTTTTAACAACTAAACAATGA
- a CDS encoding type 1 glutamine amidotransferase has protein sequence MSDVLLVQNTRIEGSGYLGELLKEDGYNITSINAKHEKIPDKDFSLVVILGAPESANDDLPYLREEQQLIRNSVKKNIPVLGICLGSQLIAKTFGGKVYSGPKKEIGFYNDLKTSNDSGLFSGFQNPFTVFHWHGDTFDLPDGAIPLASSEHYQNQAFQYKSAVGLQFHLEVNEAMVNLWLDNTEEKLQKIPYIDPKKIRSDIDQNISIVKSNMKNFYNNFKSEFQL, from the coding sequence ATGTCTGATGTATTACTTGTACAAAATACTCGAATTGAAGGCTCTGGTTACCTTGGAGAACTTCTAAAAGAAGATGGATATAATATTACATCAATTAACGCAAAACATGAAAAAATTCCTGACAAGGATTTTTCCCTTGTTGTAATTTTGGGTGCTCCTGAAAGTGCAAATGATGATTTACCCTATCTTAGAGAAGAACAACAACTAATCAGAAATTCTGTTAAAAAAAATATTCCTGTATTGGGAATATGTTTGGGTTCTCAACTTATTGCAAAAACTTTTGGTGGTAAAGTTTACTCTGGTCCAAAAAAAGAGATTGGATTTTATAATGATCTCAAAACCTCAAATGACTCTGGATTATTCTCTGGTTTTCAAAACCCATTTACTGTATTTCATTGGCATGGTGATACCTTTGATTTGCCTGATGGTGCCATCCCTCTAGCCTCATCTGAGCACTATCAGAACCAAGCATTTCAATACAAAAGTGCAGTAGGACTACAATTTCATTTGGAAGTAAATGAAGCAATGGTAAATCTGTGGCTTGATAATACTGAGGAAAAACTCCAAAAAATCCCTTACATCGATCCAAAAAAAATCCGTTCTGATATTGATCAAAATATTTCAATTGTAAAATCGAATATGAAGAATTTTTACAATAATTTCAAATCAGAATTTCAACTTTGA
- a CDS encoding enoyl-CoA hydratase/isomerase family protein produces the protein MSLVTTSTSDGICTVKINRPDKLNAMNTDVAKELIKTFEELNQNDDVKVIILTGEGEKAFSAGADIEYMSKISADESVEYAKTGQLVTSTVELVKQPTIAAVNGFALGGGCELAMSCDIRIAADTARLGQPEVTIGVPPGWGGTQRLMRIVGIAKAKELVYTGKMIKADEAKEIGLVNHVVPLASLQEEALKMAQQIAGNSTMGVQMSKVAINKGRNADLDTGLGLEILAWRNCFTHPDRQERMTAFVNKSKK, from the coding sequence ATGTCACTAGTTACCACATCTACTTCTGATGGCATTTGTACTGTCAAAATCAACAGACCTGACAAACTCAATGCTATGAATACTGATGTTGCAAAAGAACTAATCAAAACTTTTGAAGAACTAAACCAGAATGATGATGTCAAAGTTATCATTTTGACTGGTGAAGGCGAAAAAGCATTTTCTGCTGGTGCAGACATTGAATACATGTCAAAAATCTCTGCAGACGAATCAGTAGAATATGCAAAGACTGGTCAGCTTGTTACTTCAACAGTTGAATTAGTTAAACAGCCAACTATTGCAGCCGTTAATGGTTTTGCATTAGGTGGAGGTTGTGAACTTGCAATGTCTTGTGATATTAGAATAGCAGCAGATACTGCTAGACTGGGTCAACCAGAAGTAACAATTGGTGTCCCTCCTGGATGGGGTGGAACACAAAGATTAATGAGAATCGTGGGAATAGCAAAGGCAAAAGAACTTGTTTACACAGGTAAAATGATCAAAGCAGATGAAGCAAAAGAAATTGGTCTTGTAAACCATGTCGTTCCTCTTGCATCATTACAAGAAGAAGCTTTGAAAATGGCACAACAAATTGCTGGAAACTCTACAATGGGTGTACAGATGTCTAAAGTTGCAATCAACAAGGGAAGAAATGCAGACCTTGATACTGGTCTTGGATTGGAAATCCTTGCTTGGAGAAACTGCTTTACACATCCAGACCGCCAAGAGAGAATGACTGCATTTGTTAACAAGTCAAAGAAATAG